In a genomic window of Chrysemys picta bellii isolate R12L10 chromosome 1, ASM1138683v2, whole genome shotgun sequence:
- the DUSP12 gene encoding dual specificity protein phosphatase 12, giving the protein MLVVAAMVGRRGRPEAAMLVVALVGRLRPEEAVLLVAVGGRGRPEAARPVAGPRRAPGVDSGERGRMVPVLPGLFVGGAEAGAEALQAAGVVALLSVDAEEPPPVAGIRTLHIPARDEPGTDLLSHLDSCAAFLSAARAGGGAALVRCHAGVSRSVALVTAYLMKTNNLTFEEAYATIKAIKSDAKMNEGFEWQLKLYETMGCKVDVSSTIYKQYRLQKVTEEYPELQDLPREVFAVDPTSVCQTLNSEVLYRCRKCRRSLFRSSSILAHAEGSGPSAFAHKRITDPAQLRNDSRVKCTSYFIEPVQWMEPVLLGVMEGQLLCPKCTSKLGSFSWRGEQCSCGRWVTPAFQIHKSRVDEMKALPVCGFQTAKT; this is encoded by the exons ATGTTGGTGGTGGCGGCAATGGTGGGGAGAAGGGGCCGTCCGGAAGCCGCCATGTTGGTGGTGGCACTGGTGGGGAGGCTCAGACCGGAAGAGGCGGTGTTGCTGGtggccgtgggggggaggggcagaccgGAAGCCGCCAGACCGGTGGCCGGGCCACGCCGCGCTCCAGGCGTTGACAGCGGGGAGCGAGGCCGGATGGTGCCGGTGCTCCCTGGCCTGTTTGTGGGCGGCGCGGAGGCCGGCGCGGAGGCCCTGCAGGCGGCGGGGGTGGTGGCGCTGCTCTCGGTGGACGCGGAGGAGCCGCCCCCGGTGGCGGGGATCCGGACCCTGCATATCCCGGCGCGGGACGAGCCCGGCACCGACCTGCTGAGCCACCTCGACTCCTGCGCCGCCTTCCTCAGCGCGGCCCGGGCGGGGGGCGGTGCCGCCCTGGTGCGATG CCATGCTGGAGTCAGTCGAAGTGTTGCTTTAGTAACGGCGTATTTAATGAAAACCAACAATCTCACCTTCGAAGAGGCTTATGCCACTATCAAAGCCATCAAATCAGATGCCAA AATGAACGAAGGTTTTGAGTGGCAGCTGAAACTCTATGAAACAATGGGCTGTAAAGTTGATGTGAGCAGTACCATTTACAAACAGTATCGCTTGCAAAAAGTTACAGAGGAATATCCTG AGCTGCAAGACTTGCCACGAGAAGTCTTTGCAGTTGACCCAACCAGCGTTTGTCAAACTCTGAACAGTGAGGTTCTCTACAGGTGTAGAAAATGCCG ACGTTCCCTCTTTCGTAGTTCGAGCATTTTAGCCCATGCTGAAGGAAGTGGACCATCAGCGTTTGCTCACAAGAGGATTACAGATCCTGCTCAGCTTCGTAATGACAGTCGAGTTAAATGTACCTCTTATTTCATTGAGCCTGTACAGTGGATGGAGCCAGTATTGTTAGGAGTGATGGAAGGACAG CTTCTGTGCCCCAAATGTACTTCGAAGTTGGGCTCCTTCAGTTGGCGTGGTGAACAGTGTTCGTGTGGCCGCTGGGTGACTCCTGCCTTCCAGATTCACAAGAGTCGGGTGGATGAAATGAAAGCGCTGCCAGTTTGTGGATTCCAAACTGCCAAAACGTGA